A section of the Oryza sativa Japonica Group chromosome 1, ASM3414082v1 genome encodes:
- the LOC107276505 gene encoding uncharacterized protein: protein MARTPVAAESGSDLRFGLLEEGRPHPPVVAAAAAALVGGAQRRRNSTPPWLHALRLFCIIAATAMVAVFAAWVFPRCKGKQDVLLCVVALAGAVFTGPILGFLLTTCAADADDHEAAARVASRYTRCEENVGRSVILAVALLGLYAIYLAAVSCGGEVDRFLLAAYYGVMGVGVIVGHSVSWIMGCFLRRD, encoded by the exons ATGGCGAGAACTCCGGTGGCAGCGGAGTCCGGCTCCGACCTCCGTTTCGGCTTGCTCGAGGAAGGCCGGCCGCATCCCCCGGTcgtcgcggccgcggcggcggcgctcgtggGCGGAGCGCAGCGGCGCCGCAACTCGACGCCTCCATGGCTGCACGCGCTTAGG TTGTTCTGcatcatcgccgccaccgcgatGGTGGCCGTCTTCGCCGCGTGGGTTTTCCCCCGGTGCAAGGGCAAGCAGGACGTGCTCCTGTGCGTCGTCGCCCTAGCCGGTGCCGTGTTCACCGGGCCGATCCTGGGGTTTCTGCTGACGACGTGCGCCGCCGACGCTGACGACCACGAGGCGGCCGCGCGCGTCGCCTCGCGCTACACCAGGTGCGAGGAGAACGTGGGACGATCCGTCATCCTGGCCGTTGCGCTGCTGGGCCTCTACGCCATCTACCTCGCCGCCGTGAGCTGCGGCGGAGAAGTCGACAGGTTCCTGCTGGCGGCTTACTACGGCGTGATGGGCGTCGGGGTGATCGTTGGGCACTCCGTTTCGTGGATCATG GGATGCTTTCTGCGCCGCGATTAG